The Chryseolinea soli genome contains a region encoding:
- a CDS encoding HNH endonuclease, producing MIHIKKPKAPEWLVDPNGKWCEETKKAIAHYKSGATEAYDFQMYNDVNLKNELKKIFVKCAYCETSYGAVYDGDVEHFRPKGRVNEKKPQTPGYYWLANDWDNLLLACQHCNQRRQHILYGTTKLEGYGKLDQFPLQDEAKRAGDIPDIPKEEAARLLLNPCIDLPEDHLEYEPTEGVVRAKTAMGEASIKVYALQRPLLVQERKKMLILLFEQIWRVKEALVKSQNDNSETQKEIFLREFKNLINYGSATSLYSGMCRFFIRQFLKENDLGTI from the coding sequence ATGATTCACATAAAAAAACCAAAAGCGCCCGAGTGGCTCGTCGATCCCAATGGAAAATGGTGCGAAGAAACCAAGAAGGCCATTGCGCACTATAAGAGCGGTGCAACAGAAGCATACGATTTTCAAATGTATAACGATGTAAATTTAAAAAATGAACTAAAGAAGATCTTCGTCAAATGCGCCTATTGCGAAACCAGCTATGGCGCGGTATACGATGGCGATGTTGAACATTTCCGGCCGAAAGGACGTGTAAACGAAAAGAAACCCCAAACCCCAGGCTACTATTGGCTTGCAAACGACTGGGACAATTTGCTGTTGGCTTGTCAGCATTGCAACCAACGGCGACAGCATATACTTTATGGAACTACGAAGTTAGAAGGCTATGGAAAGTTGGACCAGTTTCCGTTACAAGATGAAGCAAAAAGAGCCGGTGATATTCCTGACATCCCAAAGGAGGAAGCCGCCCGGTTGTTACTCAATCCGTGTATCGACCTCCCCGAGGATCACCTGGAATACGAGCCGACAGAAGGCGTCGTCCGGGCCAAGACCGCCATGGGGGAGGCGTCGATAAAAGTTTACGCACTTCAAAGGCCCCTCCTCGTACAAGAAAGAAAGAAAATGTTGATCCTTTTATTCGAACAAATTTGGCGGGTAAAGGAAGCGTTGGTCAAATCGCAAAACGACAATTCCGAAACCCAAAAAGAAATTTTTCTCCGTGAGTTTAAAAATCTTATAAACTATGGCAGTGCCACGTCACTCTATTCAGGAATGTGTCGCTTTTTTATAAGGCAATTCCTGAAAGAAAATGATTTGGGTACCATCTAA
- a CDS encoding DUF7133 domain-containing protein — protein sequence MKKEILLAVALVATGVLLTMCSPSKKEAEVIAEEPGFDSPRIVNSDPKPGYMTPEESRKAFRLPKGYHMELVADESMLSEPVAISWDANGRMFVTQMETYMQTVDTTGEHQKGSRVLLLEDTDDDGKMDKRSVFIDKLMLPRMILAVGNELLVNETDTYDMYAYKDTNNDGVADEKRQVYHTDKKAFGNLEHQRSGLDWNLDNWIYITVDPVRFQYKGGMIHADSLISGSNGQWGLTHDNYGRLFFSRAGAENAGSGFHINPSYGALDFADAYNDSTFGAVWPIIKTPDIQGGLKRIREDTTLNHFTAANGQSIFRGDRLPKTLVGDYLIGEPVARIIRRAKVINTDGKRTLQNAYDKEEFISSLDMNFRPVNTYTGPDGCLYIVDMNRGIIQEGTWTGEGSYLRKQILRLGLQKNIQHGRIWRLVHDGMTRGPKPHMLDETPAQLVAYLDHPNGWWRDNAQKELVLRGDKSVVEDLKKIAAGKKGPLAEEPSAVGRIHALWTLSGLDAMDKDVLSEALEDDDAQVRKTAVWISEPYLKNGDEDVIEALEPLKDDADYDVRIQLVLSLSRSKSPKAKAIADDMLSKNQGNQMIASAEKALIKTEDIKKLGAKMGSLNPESRKLVADGAAIFNSLCATCHGAEGKGVPTKLAPPLAGNFQRYSRKKDAMVRILLHGLTGPVDGKTYSENMVAMGANNDAWIASVLSYLRYDIGLSERRFPGSIGEEFANRILVKPEEVKKIREESNGRKAPWTWEELDKAAEK from the coding sequence ATGAAAAAAGAAATATTGCTGGCCGTTGCCCTTGTTGCCACCGGAGTGCTCCTCACCATGTGTAGCCCATCCAAAAAAGAAGCCGAAGTCATTGCGGAAGAACCCGGATTCGATTCACCGCGCATAGTGAACAGCGATCCAAAACCAGGCTATATGACACCTGAAGAAAGCCGGAAAGCTTTCCGCTTGCCAAAAGGCTATCACATGGAGCTGGTTGCCGACGAATCCATGCTGAGCGAACCCGTGGCCATCTCGTGGGATGCCAATGGCCGGATGTTTGTCACGCAAATGGAAACCTACATGCAGACCGTTGACACCACGGGCGAGCATCAAAAAGGCAGTCGCGTGCTGTTGCTGGAAGACACCGACGACGATGGCAAGATGGACAAGCGCTCTGTCTTTATCGACAAGCTGATGTTGCCGCGCATGATCCTGGCCGTGGGCAACGAACTGTTGGTGAACGAAACGGATACGTATGACATGTATGCGTACAAAGACACCAACAACGACGGTGTCGCCGATGAGAAAAGACAAGTGTATCACACCGACAAAAAGGCTTTTGGAAACCTGGAGCACCAACGCAGCGGCTTGGATTGGAACCTCGACAACTGGATCTACATCACCGTCGACCCGGTGCGTTTCCAATACAAGGGAGGCATGATCCACGCCGACTCGCTCATCAGCGGCTCGAACGGCCAGTGGGGATTGACCCACGACAACTATGGCAGACTTTTCTTTAGCCGGGCCGGCGCAGAAAATGCAGGCTCCGGATTTCATATCAACCCTTCGTATGGCGCCCTCGATTTTGCGGACGCCTACAACGACTCCACGTTTGGCGCCGTGTGGCCGATCATCAAAACGCCGGACATCCAGGGTGGTTTGAAGCGGATTCGCGAAGACACTACACTCAATCACTTCACGGCGGCCAACGGCCAATCCATTTTCCGGGGCGATCGTCTTCCTAAGACATTGGTGGGCGACTATCTGATCGGCGAGCCGGTGGCCCGCATCATCCGAAGAGCAAAGGTCATCAACACCGATGGAAAAAGAACGCTTCAGAATGCATACGACAAAGAAGAATTTATCTCGTCGCTGGACATGAATTTCAGACCCGTTAATACGTATACCGGTCCCGATGGCTGTTTGTATATCGTGGACATGAACCGCGGGATCATCCAGGAAGGCACATGGACCGGCGAAGGCAGTTACCTGCGCAAACAAATTCTGCGGCTTGGCTTGCAAAAGAATATTCAGCATGGAAGAATCTGGAGACTCGTGCACGACGGCATGACCCGCGGCCCCAAACCCCACATGCTGGACGAAACACCCGCCCAACTGGTGGCCTATCTGGATCACCCCAATGGCTGGTGGCGCGACAATGCACAAAAAGAACTTGTTCTGCGTGGCGACAAGTCGGTGGTGGAAGATCTGAAGAAGATCGCTGCCGGCAAAAAAGGACCATTGGCCGAAGAGCCTTCCGCTGTGGGGCGCATCCACGCGTTGTGGACCTTGTCGGGCTTGGATGCGATGGACAAAGACGTGTTGTCGGAGGCGTTGGAGGATGATGACGCGCAGGTGAGAAAGACAGCCGTTTGGATCAGCGAGCCGTATTTGAAAAATGGCGATGAGGACGTGATCGAAGCACTGGAACCGCTGAAAGACGACGCTGACTATGACGTGCGCATACAACTTGTCCTTTCTCTCTCTAGAAGTAAATCCCCAAAAGCCAAGGCCATAGCCGACGATATGCTGTCCAAAAACCAGGGCAATCAAATGATCGCCAGTGCAGAGAAGGCCTTGATCAAAACAGAGGACATCAAAAAGCTTGGCGCGAAGATGGGATCGTTGAATCCTGAAAGCCGGAAGCTGGTGGCGGATGGCGCGGCGATCTTCAATTCGTTGTGCGCGACCTGTCACGGTGCCGAAGGCAAAGGTGTGCCCACAAAACTGGCGCCGCCACTGGCGGGTAATTTTCAACGCTATTCCCGGAAAAAAGACGCCATGGTCCGCATCCTGCTGCATGGTTTAACGGGGCCCGTCGATGGCAAAACCTATTCGGAGAACATGGTCGCCATGGGCGCAAACAACGATGCGTGGATTGCTTCCGTGCTCAGCTATTTGCGTTATGATATCGGGCTTTCGGAGAGGCGATTCCCGGGCAGTATCGGCGAAGAGTTTGCGAACCGGATCTTAGTGAAACCGGAAGAGGTCAAGAAGATCCGCGAGGAATCCAATGGCCGGAAGGCACCGTGGACGTGGGAGGAGCTGGATAAGGCTGCTGAGAAATAA